Genomic DNA from bacterium:
GCTCAGTTGGTAGAGCATCAGCCTTCCAAGCTGAGGGTCGCGGGTTCGAGTCTCGTCGCCCGCTCCAAGGACCGTCAGGTATAGTCGTTTGCCAGAGATTCTGCTCGTGTAGCTCAGATGGTAGAGCGCGTCCTTGGTAAGGACGAGGTCAGCGGTTCAATCCCGCTCACGAGCTCGACTCCCGATTTTGCGATCAAGTGTTTGAAATAGGAAAGCAGGCCATTTCTGAGGAGGATCATCAAGCATGGCTAAGGCCAAGTTTGAGCGCACCAAGCCCCACGTGAACATCGGAACGATCGGCCACGTGGATCACGGCAAGACCACGCTCACGGCGGCGATCACCCAGGTGCTGTCCCTGAAAGGACTCGCCCAGGCGAAGAAATTCGAAGACATTGACAACGCGCCTGAAGAGAAGGCACGCGGGGTCACGATCAACGTCCACCACGCCGAATACGAGACCGAGAAGCGCCACTACGCGCACGTGGACTGTCCCGGCCACGCCGACTACATCAAGAATATGGTCACCGGCGCAGCTCAGATGGACGGCGCGATTTTGGTGGTGTCGGCGGCCGACGGTCCCATGCCCCAGACGCGCGAGCACGTGCTCTTGGCCCGTCAAGTAAACGTACCGGCGCTGGTCGTCTTCCTGAACAAGGTGGATCAGGTGGATGATCCGGAACTTTTGGAGCTAGTGGAAGTCGAGGTTCGCGACCTGCTGACCAAGTACAATTTCCCCGGCGACGAGATTCCCGTCATCCGTGGTTCGGCATTGGAAGCCTTGTCGGCTCCGACCGACGCCAAGAAAACGGAATGCATCACCCAGCTCATGGAAGCGGTGGATGGTTACATTCCCGAGCCGGTGCGGGCGACCGACAAGCCGTTTTTGATGCCGGTCGAGGACGTATTCTCGATCACCGGCCGCGGCACGGTGGGCACCGGTCGTATTGAACGGGGCGTCGTGAAGGTCGGACAGGAAGTGGAGATCGTCGGACTGGGCGCTCACAAGAAGACCGTGGTGACCGGAGTGGAGATGTTCCGCAAGCTGCTTGACGACGGTCAGGCCGGCGACAATGTGGGTCTCCTGATGCGCGGCGTGGACAAGGAGGAAATCGAACGCGGCATGGTGGTGGTGACTCCGGGTTCGATCAAGCCTCACATGAAGTTCGAAGCTCAGGTGTACGTTTTGTCCAAGGAAGAGGGCGGACGCCATACTCCGTTTTTCAACGGCTATCGTCCGCAGTTCTTCTTCCGTACGACCGACGTGACCGGTTCGATCAAGATGCCGGAAGGCGTGGAAATGGTCATGCCCGGCGATAACATCGTCATGACCGTGGAATTGATTACCGACGTGGCGATGGACGAAGGACTGCGCTTCGCGATTCGCGAAGGCGGCCGCACGGTCGGCGCCGGCGCCGTTACGAAAATTCTCGAGTAGGCCGGAACCACGGCAAAGGATTTGGCTCGGCGGGAGCCGAGCCATACGGCCGTAGCTCAATGGTAGAGTCCCGGTCTCCAAAACCGGTTGTTGGGGGTTCGAGTCCCTCCGGCCGTGCCACAAGCCCGTTTCTCCCGAGACAGAGATGTTCAAGAAGTTGATCAATTACCTTAGCCTGGTTCGCGCGGAAATGGCCAAAGTGACGTGGCCGACCCGAAGCGAGATGATGGAATCAGCGCGCATTATCCTGGTTCTGTCGTTTGTGATTGCGGCGGCCGTATTTGCGGTGGACCGGCTGCTGTCTCTGGCTCTGGAGTTCATTCTGTAGGCGCGGTCTGGAGCAGGTGCAATTCGAGACCATCGTTTGTCCGGTCTGCGGTTCGGCGGATTATCGGCATGAACTGGAAGTCCGGGACCGGTTCGAGACGATTGTCGGGCATCTGTACACGATCGTGCGCTGCACGGCGTGTCGCCTCCTGTACCTGAATCCGAGGCCTGATGCGGCCTCGGTCAGCGCATTCTACGGCGCGGAGGAGTACGATCCGTTTCTGAGCAGCGGATCGCGGGTTTCCGCCTTCACGAGGCTCTACAGGTTCGTGCGGCGGTTCACCGTTCGCCGCAAAGCCTGGCGAGTGTCGAACGGGCTTCCGCGGGGTGCGCGTTGTCTGGACGTGGGATGTGCAACCGGCGAGTTTGTGGCGGAGCTTCGGCGAC
This window encodes:
- the tuf gene encoding elongation factor Tu: MAKAKFERTKPHVNIGTIGHVDHGKTTLTAAITQVLSLKGLAQAKKFEDIDNAPEEKARGVTINVHHAEYETEKRHYAHVDCPGHADYIKNMVTGAAQMDGAILVVSAADGPMPQTREHVLLARQVNVPALVVFLNKVDQVDDPELLELVEVEVRDLLTKYNFPGDEIPVIRGSALEALSAPTDAKKTECITQLMEAVDGYIPEPVRATDKPFLMPVEDVFSITGRGTVGTGRIERGVVKVGQEVEIVGLGAHKKTVVTGVEMFRKLLDDGQAGDNVGLLMRGVDKEEIERGMVVVTPGSIKPHMKFEAQVYVLSKEEGGRHTPFFNGYRPQFFFRTTDVTGSIKMPEGVEMVMPGDNIVMTVELITDVAMDEGLRFAIREGGRTVGAGAVTKILE
- the secE gene encoding preprotein translocase subunit SecE, whose amino-acid sequence is MFKKLINYLSLVRAEMAKVTWPTRSEMMESARIILVLSFVIAAAVFAVDRLLSLALEFIL